Sequence from the Cytophagales bacterium genome:
AAACAATTTTTTTTACATTAATTTTATCTACATTTGTTCAACATTCGAGGTTGAGTAAAAAATTGACCCGATGCCAATATACGAATAATAAAATGCTAATATACGAATGAATACTAATGATACTAATAAAGAAATCTATATTAAGAAGCAGAGTAAAAATATTCGTATCATTAGTCCCGCATATTTGCGGGATTAGCATTATACCCTATTCGTATCATTAATATCAATTCGTATATTAGCATTGGAGTATTAGTATCAGTAAAGCTAAAAAAAAATTGAAGGTAATAAAAAATATCAGATTAATTGCAAGAAAAGTTTTAATAAATGAAGCCGAGTCGATAAAAAAAATGGCTGATCGCCTGGAAGAGGGTTTTGAATCGTGCATTAATATTATTTTATCTTGTAAGGGCAGAGTAGTGATTACGGGTATAGGTAAAAGTGCGATCATAGCAAACAAGATCGTAGCCACACTGAATTCAACAGGTACCCCTGCATTATTTATGCATGCTGCTGACGCCATTCATGGCGACCTGGGGATGATACAACCTGAAGATATTGTCATTTGCATTTCAAAAAGTGGTAATACTCCAGAGGTAAAAGTATTGGTTCCATTATTAAAAAGAAAAGGCTCCAAATTAATAGCCTTGGTAGGCAATACTTCTTCATACCTGGCAAAGCAGGCAGATTATGTACTAAATGCTTCTATTGAAACGGAAGCTTGTCCGCATAATCTGGCACCTACTACCAGCACCACGGTTGCAATGGCATTAGGAGACGCGCTGGCAGTGTGCCTGCTTGAATCAAGAAATTTTGACAGTGAAGACTTTGCACGACTTCATCCGGGAGGTACCTTAGGCAAGAGATTATTTTTGGGAGTGTCAGACATCTATCCAAATAATGAACTCCCAAAAGTTAAAAAAGATACCCACATACATGAAATAATTATTGAGATCACTTCAAAACGATTAGGTGTCACCTCGGTTGTAAATGATAAAAATGAATTGCTCGGGATAATCACTGACGGAGACCTGAGAAGAATGCTTAATAAATATGATGATATCAGTAAAATAAAAGCCAA
This genomic interval carries:
- a CDS encoding KpsF/GutQ family sugar-phosphate isomerase, producing the protein MKVIKNIRLIARKVLINEAESIKKMADRLEEGFESCINIILSCKGRVVITGIGKSAIIANKIVATLNSTGTPALFMHAADAIHGDLGMIQPEDIVICISKSGNTPEVKVLVPLLKRKGSKLIALVGNTSSYLAKQADYVLNASIETEACPHNLAPTTSTTVAMALGDALAVCLLESRNFDSEDFARLHPGGTLGKRLFLGVSDIYPNNELPKVKKDTHIHEIIIEITSKRLGVTSVVNDKNELLGIITDGDLRRMLNKYDDISKIKAKDIMTKSPKTIEHDAYAVKATNIMQQNNITQIVVIKNGKVEGFVHLHDLLKEGLV